The following DNA comes from Rhinolophus sinicus isolate RSC01 linkage group LG06, ASM3656204v1, whole genome shotgun sequence.
taaaacgttTCATGTTAGATCATTAGAAAATCATTTCGTAGTAGTTCACTCAACCAGAAACCTGTTTAGTTAGAAAGAGACCTACTGCGGTCTCTTCACTTGGAAGATTCCCACATCTGGAATCTATACCAAGTAGATCAGCTTCCCTACAGTAGGAAGTGAACAGTACcaactttctccttttcctaaCACTCTATCAGTCAATTGGCTTTATGATGTGGACTATTTATCCACAATGGGCACTCTAATTTTGTAGCATAGGAGTAGGGAAACAGTGCACCACCAATGCCTAATTCCTCTCTCATAAGGCAGCATTATAAATATACATTGGTCTGTAGAAAACTTTTCCTCCCCTTTCATCTAACGATGCACACCCTGCACACCTCCTCCTTCAGCTCCCAGAGGCTTTGCGGGCTCCCCAATAGTGACTGAACTTACAAATGTGGGTAATCTATGTCGCTACAAGTCTCAGTCAGCTCGTAAATTCCACGTAGCATTTCCAAATCTCCAACAATAACGGAAAAGAGGTAGAGGATAGTCGCAGGGGAAGAGGCAAAGAATGTAATCAACAGAGGAACTGGCTTCCAAGAGCTGAGGGAAAACCTGAAGGAGGCAGTCATTTGCAGCCAgtagaccttttttttttgggggggtgggggatgaagcGGGATACAAATATGAGCTCCCACCTGGgcaaagattattttattatcttaggAAAGGGAGAAGACTTTGTATTCCCGAGCCCACCGAGGTGTTTGAGAAGGGCCTTGCTCTGCAGAACCAGCCCAAGCACCGTTCGCGAAAGTATTTGGATTCCTGTCCCTGGTCTACAGAGTCCCTGTCCTGAAGCGCGCACTCCTCCCTGAGATACCGTTTGTAACCCGGCGCAGAAACTTGTGGCCGCTGGGCTGTCCCCGGGGCGGGAGGAGAGCGGAGACCCGGCTGGGGTGCGCACTGCGGGAGACCCGGCGCGGAGCCCGCGCTCTGCAGCTGGGCTTGGAGCGGCCGCACAAGCCCCTGGCTGCAATATGTGTGCGAATGGTTAGGTGTGGGAGGGAGGACGGCTACTCCCAGGGCCTCTTCACTAAAAAATCGTGTGAGGCGGCCGGCGATACGGTGGGTGGGGGCGGGAACCCGTCAGCTCCACAAAGTGACAAAGCCCTTTCATCGTAAATCAAGTTCAATCTCGCGCTCGCGAAGGTCCTCTTCTTTCGGTGGAGCTCTCCCAGGGACGACCCGCTGTCCTGGACCAGATAGTAGCGGGAGCTGGGAGAGTCCCAAACCCACGCGAAGGGGGCACCGGGTGGGAGCAGCGGTGGAGATCTGAGCCTCGGCTCAAGCCGACCTGCAGCGCGGCCGCCTCGAAGCGCTTCTCCTGAGCTTCCACCCGCGGAGGCCGCGTTTCGCCGAGCACACACTGGGGCTGCGCGAGCGGAGGAAGTAAAAAGTGCCATTTAGAGCGGTTCCACTGGCGACCTCGCTGCGGCTCCGGCGCAAGGGTTTCAAAGCAGCAGACCTGAGGCCAGGCTTCTCCCCAGTCGGCTTCCACTAAGAACTTATTAAATAGGGACGGTTTAGAGTTGATCTGTCACTGAGCACTACTTACCCCGAGATCTTTTGGGTTTTGAATTACTTTATTGATCTGaagattttgttctttggaaTGTGACCCTGTTTGGACTTAGAGCTAATCAGGAAACGCTGCCGGGGAGGTCGTTTTGTAATCACCTCGCGGACCTCCTCCGCGGGCGCTGAGGACCGTAACCCGGCGCGCCCCTAACCCGGCGCGCCCCCTGCGGTCGCCTGGGCTTTGCCTGGAATCCACCCTCCCCGGGCACTTCGCTCCTACCGTACGCGCGCCCTGGGAGCTGTCTGTGGTGCTAGGAGAGAGAAACCTAGAGAGGGAGGTGGTGGGTAGACCCGTAGAGACAGAGCTGAGAAACTGAGAATACGAGATTGGCGGGGATGGTCCACCCAGCAACACTCGGGCTGGAAGACACCTTCAAATTTCAGCctaggggagggaaggaaaaaagtcCCTTCTGGGACATCTTATCGCCCTGAGACAGCTGACCTGATTTCCAATGCAAAAGGCCAGTGACACCTCCCTTGCTCTAAAAGTACACACCTCAACCCTACACACTTACCCCTACTGAGCCCTGGGGGCGTTCAGCTTGGCAGAAGTCAGAAGGGAGGGACACTGGGTTCTGGCCACACACCCCAACTCcaggaaaaagaagcaaatggtAGAGAGAAAGGCTGGAACTGGCCAAGGAAGTGGGACTGCACAAAGACCTAATGGGACACTCAAGGAGCCTGGAGGCACTGTTCCAGGGTCCACAGATAAACCCTGGAGAAGCCCACACTCACCCTTCCGCCCACAACTCTCTAGTCAACAGTAAGGAGCAAGGCAAGTCAGCTTTCCCTCACCAAAGATTCAGAGCTATGGAGGAAACATCAGTTCCCCCCGGAGGCTCGGCCCAGCTCCTGACCATTCTCACTACTAGTAAAAAGTCAGTCTCTTTCCAAGCATGTTGACTTGAAGGCATGCCTGTGAAGCTGTGCCTGGCTTTTTAGAAAACCAGGCAGCTCTCTTCCTGTATGTTTTTGTAACCACCACATGGCTTACTTAACAGGAACTAAAGTATCCCTAGCCCTGGGGAGAGAGcttctccaaatatttttagaaagttaaaaatataacaaaacaaactACTCACAAACTGCCTGTTTAAAGAGGGGAGGTGGGATTCGGCAGACTCCTGGGGAAGGGCTGCCTAGGCTGGAGTCAGATGGcaaggagtggggaggagggaagtttTGTTTTGAGGGTAAgcgattttatttttatttgcaacacAGGAAATCAGCTGTCTAATTTGCCATCATGTGGGCTTTCATTTTAAGGGGTGGAGCAAAAATATACTGATACAAGGTGGTAAGTATATTTGCTGGAAGTGTGGAGGCAAGAAGCAATCATTACTTTGCAAGTCGTTGAAAATTACTGGCTTGAGCTAAACCGGCTGGTTGCTAGCTAGAGAGTTAACTTATTTCACACTCACTACAGATATGTGCTAGGTTTGCAGGGATCCCAGAGCTGATCTTGGGGTGGGCAAATCTAACAGGACTTTGTGGGTGTTTAAACATCTGTCTAAAAGAAGTTTCTGTTCCTGTGTGTCTGTAGCAAAAAAAGATTGCTGCTGAAAGTCCCTGTTTTGCCAGTCCCCAAATTAATCAAAGGAGCAAATCAAATGGAGTCTAGCTGTGGAGTACCCTTCAGATATCAGCTAAAGAcgggaaaagaaaatgagcacAGCTCCCAGGGACAGCTTTCCTCCAGGTCTTCACAACTAACTCTGGATCTCCCGTGAGAAGAGACCTTTGCTTGTAATCTTGTTGCTTACTTCCCAGAAAATCTAAGGTTGCACTCATCACCTCTTAGTCAACCCCCCAACTTTGTTGGGCAGACACGGAAGGACAAAAGGACCCTTTTAAAGGGAAAGGACTGGGTTTGCATTAGACTCGTAAGCATTAGTTTGGGGATATTTGAATAGAGGGGCACCTGCTGAGGTATCCTTTGCAGTACTGCATCAGAATGAAAAGACGGAATCCAAGCCTCAGCTTTCTTCCTGGAACAACAGCCGCCCCCCAACATCCAACAGCCAACTTGGATGCAACCGGAAGTAATCAAAACAAATTTAGATGGAAAATCGACACTTTCATCAGCATGGTTTGGAGGGgagagaaaacatgaagaaaagcaaatttgAGAGGACTCTGGTGGATATAGACTAATTGCTAGCAGCAGTGGAATGAGGtcaattaagaaactgtggtcaCTGTAGACATGGTGCTCCCCCCTGCATTATCCATCTGTGGAGTCCAAGTTCAGCCTTGAGAGTGAAGGGGTAGCCGGCAGGCCCCTCAGCACAGTGGCTGGTGAGCGACTAGAGGGCTGTTGGGAGCCAATGGGTGCAATGGCCTTGTTCGTATTTGTaggtttgtttatgtgtttttcccAACTGTACCTGAGGTCATTCTTTGTAAGGAACTTGAGATGTGTGAACTCCAGTGATTTCCCAGGTCCCACTTGTGCTGATGCTGACCAACCCTGGGGCCAGTGCAGACAGAAGTTGCAGTACTCCCACGCCTTGGAAAGTGCGTTTTTAGGCCCATGCAGACCACTTTTGAACTATTTAAACTTGACTATAAAACCCAGCAGCAGCTAAGATGGAACAAGGATTGTCTGCTGAGTGCCCTGGCATTAAGCATTGCCACTAGTGGCTCCCAATTTCCAGCCCAGCCCGGCTACCTGAGTTTGCCTTAGCTGGAGTGGGAAGAAAAGGAGGCCAGTCCAGAGCATTTTGTGAGAATCAAAGAAGACCAAGaccatttttaaagtaaattgataAACTGGATAAAAATCTGCAAACCACTCCCTAATTAGCAAAGGACTGAGCGAGGCGCCCCAAGCAATGTCCTCCCggattttccttctttcttcccttctttcccactCCTCCCCAACACACACTTCCCACAGCACTCCATAttgtaaaaaatacttttaacgCTACTGAAGTTCAAACATCAGAGAAAGTTGGAGGGTGGGTCTGGATGTGTTTCAACTGTGTCCTACCTCTTTGACACTGTATTAGAGCAGGGGAGAGGACAGAGATATGAGGATACCCAGATGCAGGACCTGATTCTCTGGCTCCTCGGGAAGTAACCTAGGGGCCAAAGAACGTGGGAGCAGCCTCAgaactgcccccacccccatttagTTGTTCCCACATATAGTCCTGGGTGCTGAGTGGGGTGGCAGGGGCATGCCTGAGCGGAAATCGGGCCCTGGCTGAGGTACTACGAGTATTTACACACCCATTCACTCACACTCTTAAAGCAGGCATCGGGCCTCCTCCACCCTCAGGGCAGGTTCTTTCATTCTGTGGTCCCAACCCATCCAGAGATTCGGATAAAAAGCTTGGCACGCTTGTCTTGGCCAGAGTTGCATGTCCGCTCCAGGCATCCCAGCCCAGCAAACTCCCTAGGACAAGAGGATCAGCGCCGGGCAGGGGGCTGGATGCCCTCCGGGGAATGAGAAGGCAAGGATCAAAGCCGGGACGATGGCTTGTGAGGCCGGCCTCTCCGAGTTCCCGGGGCGTCCTAATTGCGCGCCCTGCCGTCTCCCGCTCGCAGGCTGTCCCGCCGCCTGGGCGCCGGGCCGCGGGCTGCCGAACAGCTGCGAGGCCCGCGGAGCGTCCGCCCGCCAGCCCAGTGCTCTGGGACCCTCGCAGCCCCGGAAGGAGCCCTAGGAGAAGGCGGAGGGACGGGCAGACCCCATTCAGCCGGGGCTGCCAGGCAGGCCCGGACAGCAGGGGAAGTTGGCCGCTCAATTAGCCAGCACCAACAGCCTACAAGCAGATTTTCTCCCGGAGCCTCGTCGGCTGCTCTGAAATCATCCACttacaaagaaaggaaaccacACACATCAAATAACGGCTTGGAAGAGACCAGCATGAAAAATGGAGCTGTTTTTACACAAGTCAACCGAACGTCTTAACAGATTTGATAAATTCCTAATATTCCGAGAAGGACTTTTTTTCTAAACCAACTCTAGCATTTCATTATAGTACATTCTGCTTTAGTGAAATCAGCTCCCTTGGATTTCATCACTtgttaaaaaaagataaactttatttttgtaattttcaatcacaaaaaaatctatatttttgtctaagcatttattttactgaatcaaaaagacatgaaaaagaaaaatcatgttttactAACGTATATAAGTGACTCTTTTTGGacaacatataataaatatgatatatcACTTATCACTCAGTctttcaaatgtacatttttgtttcatattatgGAGCATGCcacttttccaaaagaaaaaaggtcaTGAGAAATCAGTGCAAAGTTCTCAGTTAGCCTCCTTTTCTCTGGGGCAGACGGAATGTCCACAGCAACGCCCTCTGCCTCGGAATTTGAGGCTGTCGGTCCATCTACAGTTCTCAGCCTGGGCAGTTTCCTCTCCGtgcccttctttcttcccttcttaccCCTCCCCCCCGCCCTCCCTCCTGCTTGTCcccaaagtcatttttaaaaagaacttcaggttttgtttttgttgatgttttcactTACTGGTCGCACTTTGTGTGGGGTCAGCATTTTCGCCAGTCACACTGCTGTAGGGGAGCTTTCCAGCCCtgtctctgggggtggggagatggagaaCAGAGGGCTGGCTCCTCTTTGGGGGCCCCCGCCCACTGGTGAGCGTCTTCCTCTTACTTCTCCGCTTCCCGGTAGGCTGCGAGGGAGGCCTGCAGGCCTGATATGGGGAGAGGAGGGGCCGAAGtccgggtgggggaggggacaggggagggacTGCAGCGCCGGTTGTTCATTCTtcaccgggggtggggggtgcctgGAATGGGGTTGGACAAGGGATTGATGGCCGGCTGTCCCCCGGGCCCCAGACCGTGGATGAGCACACGGGGCACCAGGGGCCGCTGCAGCTGGGGATGGGGTGCGGGAGGAGTCCGGTACATGCTGCTGTACATGGCGGCTGCAGCCGCCGCTGCGGTAGTGCTGTCCATGCTGCCCAACAGGCTTGGGTGGTAGAAATAAGGCGACGGAAACATTCTCTGCAGTGCCGAGTAGTTCCCCGCTTCGGCCAGCAGCTCCAGGCCCACCGCGGTCTGCCGCTTCCACTTGGTCCTGGAAAAAAGCGGGCATGCAGCACCCGGTAGCTGTGGGCACGATCCAGACACCAAGGCCCCTTCTCTCGCCCTCTCCCGCCGTCTCGTTCTGGGGGACCGGGCCTGAGAGAGCTCTGAGAACCAGGAATGAACTACATCTTCTGGtccccccgccccaccacccTCTTGCTCATAGAATGACGGACCAGGAATCCAAATCAACTTCGTAAATTACACCTTCAATGTCTGAGACATTCCTAAATGAAATTCTACAAGCTTTGCTGCCTCTTCCTGATCCTCTGCTCTGCTGTTGCTCCGCTTATAGTTTAACTACTTCCTAAAACTTCCCTGAAGGCCAACTTAGACCACGCTTTCTATAGACGGtattttccctcctcctctaaTTCCCTAACCCGAGTAAGTGGCTCCCCAACAAACCCAAAGTGTCcgctctctgcccctccccctatCCTCCAGGCTGAGTGAGAAGAAATGGTAAACAAAGGGACACAGAGACTCCTGGGCCTTGGACCCTGGCCCCTCTCCGTCCCCAGGGCTGTGGAGACACATCTCTCTCATCAGCCTGACAGGACCTTACAGCAGGCAGGGGGCTTAGGGCGAGGAAAGCAACCAGGTTTTGAAACGGAATTCGTTTGAGGGAGGGCTCTCCCAAGGGGACAGTACCTCGGGGCCATTCTGGGAGGGGAAAAATGCATTTCAAGATATTTTCTCCTCTGGGAGAGAATAACAATTAAAATCTGTGATCAGctttcctctgtctcctccctcccccaccgcATCCCTGCTAAGAAGAAGAGGCGAGCAGCCCTTTGCTCAAATGCCTCAGGAAGGAACTCAGGGCCGGTGGGCTGTCCATACCCAGCAGCTCCAGCCAAATTAATAAACATGTCGCCCATTTTAAGTTGGCTACAAATGACACTAATGTTTTCCGACAGAATTAGGGTGGCTGAAACCGTATGTAATGAGACAGAAAATTATGGTAAAGATGACAACTGGATGGGCATTTCCAACCGCATTTATGAGCGATTAGAACACAAAcgagagaaaagggagagggagagacaattGAGACAAGGGAGACAACCAGCAGGCTTGAAAACAGCATAACCTCAGCCTCAGGTTGCCCGGGTTCGCGCTACAGTTCGGGGGCCTGTGAGCTGCCAGCctctttcctaatttcttttcaTGGGAAGAAGTGGTTCCTGGTGAACTCTGAGGCAGCCAGTACAGGGGACAGACGCCCAGTCCGGACTCCTGGCCAGCTGCCAGATTCTCCTACCTGCGGCTACCTACCCCAACTCCCTGGCCGCCTCACAGGCCAAGGCAAGGACATTTTGCCAGGGCGGTGTGGCAGCTCTTCTGGGACCAAAATGGCAAGGCTGTGTGGCCAGCTATAGACATTCGGAACCAGCCTGGGGCAGGCCCAAAGGGTGTGCGGAGCAGGCTCTATGGACCTGCGTGTCAGCTGCACAAATGTCTCAATTTGAGAAGGTGTGGCTTGATTGATTTGGGGGTGAAGTGGGGGGAATTCCAGCCACTCAGGTTTGAGAGGGAAGGGAGTACATGTTAAGAcatttagaaatgcaaaattcTCTAAACTCCAGCTGCTCATAGGACAGTTCTCACCTTGAGGCTAATCCGTGCTCCAGCTTGAAAGCCCCCAAGTGCCCACTCTGGGCCCTCCAAGTCCCTGGAGTCTCCCGAAGCCAGGCGGGAAGAAGAGTGGTGCTGTGGTCATGACTGGGATGGCCAGACACATTTGCTCCCCAACACAAGCTCCCTTACCTGCGGTTCTGGTACCAGGTCTTGACCTGGGTGTCTGTGAGGTTGAGTGCGGCTGCCAGGTCCATGCGGTCCTGCACACTCAGGTACTTCTGCCGCTCAAAGCTACGTTCCAGCTGATTGAGttggtggtcagagaaggccgtCCTGGCTTTGCGAGGCTTTTTGGCTCTCACAGGGGGACTCTCTCGGCTACTCGTAATCTCCCGGTCTCCTTCCTCCTTTGTTCCTATGATAGAAAGCCAGACGCGGTTTAGTCAAGTAGCCTGGAATAGGGAAGGGTGGAGTGTCCTCTGGGCACACACTTCCAAATTCCCAAGCCAGCCTCTGGTTTCTGAGGACTATACTTTGCCACCCTTGTCATACACATACTTGAACCCTAGCCAGTACCAAGGAAGAGGACCAATTTCTGGCTGGGAGCGTGGAGGCTTGTGCAGAGCTCCTGGAAGGGTTCTAAAAGGGGATCTGATCTCGCCATCTTTGaaagttaagaagaaaaaaaaaactttacaataaaaggtctttttgttgttgtttccttgaCTGGGAGGAGAACCTGTCtctttcctttattgttttcaccaagactttttttttttttctgatttggtACTTTTcaaaaggtcttttttttttttttttttttttttttgaggaggaggcacctttttcattttactttttctgtttacTCAAAAGttacaggtatttttttttcctttttcaggtgCACTTGGGAAATGTTGGAATCAAGCCCTCTGCAGCTGCTTGCACCAGGTCTTTTTAAGCTTCAGAAAAATATGTCTCCCAGACACCGAGCTGAGCTCAAAATCACTGAGCCCATTCAGGTGACAGCCCGGAGATTTCCGGATTCTATTTGTCAACTTTGGTTTTTTACTGAAATGCTGGGAAATCGATATGTCAATCCCTCTCTGTTTGTACCCGTTTTTGCTGTGCTCCTTGATCTTCCCTGCAGGAAGAACAATAATCTCTCTAATTGACCCACTGGGGAGGTTGGTGCACAAAAAATCGCCAGACCAGACTGTACATCTGTTTTGGGCACTATTATGCTAATGCTATAATAGTAAAATGAGGAGCTAATATTCTACCTTCCAGACAGTCAGCACACATCTTTCCCAGAGATGGCAAAgattaataatgatgatgatgatgatgatgatgatggtgatggtgatgatgatgataaactcatcagtaaagaaaaaaaaagaactcttctGGTTTGTTAAAACTCTTTTCCTATAAAAACCAGAACACTTATGAAattgtcaggaaaaaaatgaaaaaagggagTTGAAGGGCAATTTCAATTGCCATCTTAACGAGTtgacaaaaatagataaattcaaTTCCATAAAATTTCGCTTTCATAGATGTTAAATTCCAAATATTGCTAGGAGCCAAAAATCTTACTAAAATGCAGATATTCAATTGGGGCCACTGGGGTAAGAagggtgttttaaaaatactgaaaatctgATTATAAATTTTTACCTTGTGTGTTGCCCTATATTAATCATGGtctaattaaaaatagtttctctGTTAATCAActtggaaatttatttcttccaatttttccTTCATTAAATCTGATAATTTCTATGATGGTGTTTAGAAAATacggtggaggggagggagggagggatgaaatAATTTGCATTACAGAATAAACACCACGTTGTGATCACACCTCAAGACACCAAGCTAGCTAATCCTAtttctttctcccacctcccccattCCCACTCCCAAGGTTCGGCTAGAAAAATCTCAAGTCCTTCCCTTTTATCGGAGAAAGTATTTCCCGTTAGATCCCCTCCGCCACTGCCCCCTTcctgataaattaaaattaagtaaaacaaagaaaggaagaggctGGAGGTGAGGCTTGAGAGGTAGAAACGTAACAATAAACAGAACTTCAGACGAGTCCCCAAATCGCCCGGGCAGGCCTCCCTCCCTCTTGCTGGTTTTGACTGTGGCACGATCGCCTTAGAAGCTCCGGTAATAACGCCCCATCAGAGATTCGCGGAAGGCTGAACGGGAGGTGGAACCAGCAGGAAAAGCTAGACCGCTGAGGGAGCTGAGGCGGCGCGACTCACCGTGGCATTTGATGTCGCTCTGGGAATCTTCCCGCTTATCGAGTTTGGTTTTGCTGTCCTCCTGCTCCAGCTTTGGCCTGAAGCTCTCGTGTGCTGCGTTGCTCTCCTGCTTCGGggtgtggtggggagaggagacgCTGGTGCTGTAGGGTGCACACGCAGCCAGAGGTTTGCTGTCGCCCAGGATGtccttaattaaaaaagaagaggtggAAGTCCTGGGGGCCGAGGCGGCGGAGCCCAGCTGCTGGGCGGGAGGCTGCtgtggcggtggcggcggcagcTGCTGCTGGGGCGAAGGCTGCAAACTTTGCGTGGGGGCCGCGGCTGGCGGCGGCGGCTGTTGGCTGTGGTGTAGGTGGTGGTGATGCTGGGGTCCGTCTGCTACCAGATGCGGTTCTGGGGCCTCCATAGTGACCGAGATGGGAGAAGAAGGCGCCGTTCCTACGGTATCAATCTCCGAACAGGGAGACGGAGTGGCCTGACTCCTAAAATCCGCGGTCCTAGCCTCGCCAAGCGGGCGGAAATCTCCATTCATCATGCTGGGGCTGCCCGAACTAGCACTGGACAAAATCGTGTCTATTCCAAAACTCGACCCGCTGGCCCCTTCCATTGTTGTCATTTCTACATGAGGTCCACGCCACTCCGCCGCTCAGCAGCCGCCGGGACCAAGCAAAGGAAGCTATCGAtcgtaaaacaaaataaatactaaacaATGTTGTCGCCGCGTAAAACAAAAAGtggggcagagagggaaggaaggatgatTGGGAGGTAGCAATCAGTGGGCAGTTtcgac
Coding sequences within:
- the BARHL2 gene encoding barH-like 2 homeobox protein translates to MTTMEGASGSSFGIDTILSSASSGSPSMMNGDFRPLGEARTADFRSQATPSPCSEIDTVGTAPSSPISVTMEAPEPHLVADGPQHHHHLHHSQQPPPPAAAPTQSLQPSPQQQLPPPPPQQPPAQQLGSAASAPRTSTSSFLIKDILGDSKPLAACAPYSTSVSSPHHTPKQESNAAHESFRPKLEQEDSKTKLDKREDSQSDIKCHGTKEEGDREITSSRESPPVRAKKPRKARTAFSDHQLNQLERSFERQKYLSVQDRMDLAAALNLTDTQVKTWYQNRRTKWKRQTAVGLELLAEAGNYSALQRMFPSPYFYHPSLLGSMDSTTAAAAAAAMYSSMYRTPPAPHPQLQRPLVPRVLIHGLGPGGQPAINPLSNPIPGTPHPR